The Polyodon spathula isolate WHYD16114869_AA chromosome 10, ASM1765450v1, whole genome shotgun sequence genome contains the following window.
tgaggcggggctggctgaggcaatgctgagaggcggggctggctgaggcaatgctgactgaggcggggctgaggcaatgctgactgagctgactgaggcggggctggctgaggcaatgctgactgaggcggggctggctgaggcaatgctgactgaggcggggctggctgaggcaatgctggctgaggctggctgaggcaatgctgactgaggcggggctggctgaggcggggctgactgaggcggggctgactgaggcggggctggctgaggcaatgctggctgaggcagggctgactgaggcaatgctgactgaggcggggctggctgaggcggggctggctgaggcggggctggctgaggcggggctgactgaggcggggctggctgaggcggggctggctgaggcggggctgactgaggcggggctgactgaggctgctgactgaggcaatgctgactgaggcggggctgactgaggcggggctgactgaggcggggctggctgaggcggggctggctgaggcggggctggctgaggcggggctggctgaggcggggctggctgaggcggggctggctgaggcggggctggctgaggcaatgctgactgaggcggggctggctgaggcaatgctgactgaggcggggctgactgaggcggggctggctgaggcggggctggctgaggcaatgctgactgaggctggactgaggcggggctggctgaggcggggctggctgaggcggggctggctgaggcggggctggctgaggcaactgaggcggggctgactgaggcaatgctggctgaggcggggctgactgaggcaatgctgactgaggcggggctggctgaggcaggcaatgctgactgaggcaatgctggctgaggcggggctggctgaggcggggctggggctggctgaggcggggctggctgaggcaatgggctgactgaggcggggctggctgaggcggggctggctgaggcggggctgactgaggcggggctgactgaggcggaggcggctgactgaggcgggctggctgaggcaatgctggctgaggcggggctgactgaggcggggctgactgaggcggggctgactgaggcggggctgactgaggcggggctggctgaggcagggctgactgaggcaatgctgactgaggcggggctggctgaggcaatgctgactgaggcggggctggctgaggcggggctgactgaggcggggctgactgaggcggggctggctgaggcggggctggctgaggcggggctggctgaggcggggctggctgaggcggggctggctgaggcgggctggctgaggcggggctggctgaggcggggctggctgaggcggggctgaggcaatgctgactgaggcggggctggctgaggcggggctgactgaggcggggctggctgaggcggggctggctgaggcaatgctggctgaggcgggctgactgaggcggggctgactgaggcaatgctgactgaggctgggggctgactgaggcggggctggctgaggcaatgctggctgaggcggggctggctgaggcggggctggctgaggcggggctggctgaggcggggctggctgaggcaatgctgactgaggcggggctggctgaggcggggctggctgaggcggggctggctgaggcggggctggctgaggcggggctggctgaggcggggctggctgaggctgagaggcggggctgactgaggcggggctggctgaggcggggctggctgaggcggggctggctgaggcaatgctgactgaggcggggctggctgaggcggggctggctgaggcggggctggctgaggcggggctgactgaggcggggctggctgaggcggggctggctgaggcggggctggctgaggcggggctgactgaggcggggctgactgaggcggggctgggaggcggggctggctgagaggcaatgctgactgaggcagggctggctgaggaggcggggctggctgaggcaatgctgactgaggcggggctgactgaggcggggctggctgaggcggggctggctgaggcaatgctgactgaggcggggctggaggcggggctggctgaggcaatgctggctgaggcggggctggctgaggcggggctggctgaggcaatgctgactgaggcgggctgctgaggctgagagcaatgctgactgaggcggggctggctgaggcaatgctgactgaggcaatgctgactgaggcggggctggctgaggcggggctggctgaggcagggctgactgaggcggggctggctgaggcggggctggctgaggcggggctggctgaggcggggctggctgaggcggggctggctgaggcggggctggctgaggcggggctggctgaggcaatgctgactgaggcggggctggctgaggctggaggctgctggctgaggcggggctggctgaggcggggctgactgaggctgagggctggctgaggcaatgctgactgaggcggggctggctgaggcggggctggctgaggcggggctggctgaggcggggctggctgaggcaatgctgactgaggcggggctggctgaggcggggctggctgaggcggggctgactgaggcggggctgactgaggcggggctggctgaggcaatgctgactgaggcggggctggctgaggtggggctggctgaggcggggctgactgaggcaatgctgactgaggcggggctggctgaggcaatgctgactgaggcggggctggctgaggcaatgctgactgaggcggggctggctgaggcggggctgctgactgactgaggcggggctggctgaggcaatgctgactgaggcggggctggctgaggcggggctggctgaggcggggctgggctggctgaggctggggctggctgaggcaatgctgactgaggctgAGGCTGaatgctggctgaggcggggctggctgaggcggggctgactgaggcggggctggctgaggcggggctggctgaggcggggctggctgaggcaatgctggctgaggcaatgctgaggcggggctggctgaggcggggctgactgaggcggggctgactgaggctggctgaggcaatgctgactgaggcggggctggctgaggcaatgctgactgaggcggggctggctgaggcggggctgactgaggcggggctggctgaggcggggctgactgaggcggggctggctgaggcggggctggctgaggcggggctggctgaggggCTGGCTGAGCTGACTGAGGCGGggggctgaggcaatgctgactgaggcggggctggctgaggcggaggcggggctggctgaggcaatgctgactgaggcggggctggctgaggcggggctgaggctgaggctgaggcggggctggctgaggcggggctgactgaggcggggctggctgaggcggggctggctgaggcggggctggctgaggcaatgctggctgaggcggggctggctgaggcggggctggctgaggcggggctgactgaggcggggctggctgaggcaatgctgactgaggcggggctggctgaggcagggctgactgaggcggggctgactgaggcaatggctggctgaggcggggctggctgaggcaatgctgactgaggcggggctgactgaggcgggctggctgaggctgaggctggctgaggcaatgctgactgaggcggggctgaggcagggctggctgaggcggggctggctgaggcggggctggctgaggcggggctggctgaggcggggctgactgaggcggggctggctgaggcaatgctgactgaggcggggctggctgaggcggggctgactgaggcggggctggctgaggcggggctggctgaggcggggctggctgaggcggggctggctgaggcggggctgactgaggcaatgctgactgaggcggggctggctgaggcggggctggctgaggcggggctggaggctgaggcggggctggctgaggcggggctggctgaggcggggctgactgaggcggggctggctgaggcaatgctgactgaggcggggctggctgaggcggggctgactgaggcggggctgactgaggcggggctggctgaggcggggctggctgaggcggggctgactgaggcggggctggctgaggctgctgctgaggcggggctggctgaggcggggctgactgaggcggggctggctgaggcggggctggctgaggcggggctgactgaggcgggctggctgaggcggggctggctgaggcggggctggctgaggcggggctggctgaggcggggctggctgaggcggggctggctgaggcggggctggctgaggcggggctggctggaatgctgactgaggcggggctggctgaggcaatgctgactgaggcggggctggctgaggcggggctgactgaggcggggctgactgaggcagggctggctgaggcggggctgactgaggcgggggctgaggcagggctgagaggcaatgctgactgaggcggggctggctgaggcagggctggctgaggcggggctgactgaggcggggctggctgaggcaatgctggctgaggcagggctggctgaggctgactgaggcggggctggctgaggcggggctggctgaggcggggctgactgaggcggggctgaggcaatgctgaggtggggctggctgaggcaatgctgactgaggcggggctggctgaggtggggctggctgaggcaatgctgactgaggcggggctggctgaggcaatgctgactgaggcggggctggctgaggcggggctggctgaggcaatgctggctgaggcagggctgactgaggcaatgctgactgagaggcaatgctgactgaggcggggctggctgaggcaatgctgactgaggctggctgaggctggctgaggcggggctggctgaggcggggctgactgaggcggggctggctgaggcggggctggctgaggcggggctgactgaggcggggctggctgaggcggggctggctgaggcaatgctgactgaggcgggggctggctgaggcggggctgactgaggcggggctggctgaggcggggctggctgaggcggctGGGGCTGctgctgaggcaatgctgactgaggcggggctggctgaggctggctgaggcggggctgagctgaggcaatgctggctgaggcggggctggctgaggcaatgctgctgactgaggcggggctggctgaggcggggctggctgaggcaatgctgactgaggcggggctggctgaggcggggctggctgagggaCTGACTGAGGCAATGACTGACTGAGGCTGGGGCTGGGGGCtgggcaatgctga
Protein-coding sequences here:
- the LOC121321496 gene encoding LOW QUALITY PROTEIN: vegetative cell wall protein gp1-like (The sequence of the model RefSeq protein was modified relative to this genomic sequence to represent the inferred CDS: deleted 2 bases in 1 codon), producing the protein PPQSAPPQPAPPQPAPPQSAPPQPAPPQPASPAPPQPAPPQPAPPQPAPPQPAPPQPAPPQPAPPQPARLSAPPQPAPPQPAPPQSAPPQPAPPQQQPQPAPPQSAPPQPAPPQPAPPQSAPPQSAPPQPAPPQSALPQPAPPQSAPPQPAPPQPAPPQPPAPPQPAPPQPAPPQSALPQSAPPQPAPPQPAPPQPAPPQPAPPQSAPPQPAPPQSALPQPAPPQSAPPQPAPPQPAPPQPAPPQ